The DNA region ACAGCGCCAAACAGGAATCCTCCCAGCAGTGCTAAGGGTACGTGAATCAATGCGGGCAATCCTTGCAAGTATAGCCCGACAAGGGTGCTGCCGAGTCCGCCCATGTAAATCTGTCCTTCGCCGCCAATGTTGAATTGCCCTGCTTTCAGCGCTGTTAGCACGCCCAAACCTGCCAGTAGCAAGGGGGCAGTTTTGGTGAGGGTACTGCCAAAACCGTAGTAGTTTGCCAGGGATTCAGTGAACAGGACTGTATAAGCTGTTACAGGGTTCGTCCCCGATAGCGCGATTAAAACGGCACCGACGAGTAAGGCAGATGCGATCGCTACAATTGGGGATAACAGCAACCATATCCGTGAACTTTCATGGCGCATGGAATGGTGTCGCCCGGAGGACTTCGTTAGTAAATTCAACGCTTGTTTCAATTTCGGCGAGGTATCTACGCGCCCGCGATAAGGGGTGATCGGGGAATTGATTATCGTAGCTTTCGTCCTCAGATTGATTACGCATCATAGCATCTTTGCGCGTGCGATCGTATGGATCTTCAAACCACCCTTTATAGGGATCGTCTGGATCGATTTCTTTCATAACCTGGGTATAAACGAGAGTATCTCTTATCCCTGTCATGCCGTATTCTGGGCAATCTACTTTGATTGCATAACTAAAACTTGCAAAGGGAAAAGTTAGGGAACCTATATACCTCATGCCAGTTGATTTCATGGAAAATTTGAACAGAGTTTTGATTGCAGAAACGCCTTTTACAGACAAAACATCAACAGAGACTAATCCGCCACCTACCTGTATGACATTTTGCCGGTAAAAGTTTTGCAGTTCTGTTATAGCAGTCAGATTGACGGGAAGATCTGGTGTAATGTGAAAAAAGTGCAGCGATAAGCGATCGGCTGTATCGTTTTTCCATAAAATGCGCTCATCTAATTGTTCAATAGCCTCCCATTTCGAGGTATCGAAGCTAACAGATTTGATGTCAGGCATAGCTGTTTTAGCTTAGCAAAGGTTGATAATTAACTACGCTACCTGTTCGACAGTGACAGGCGCTGCATTAAGGATACCAATAAATTGAGCTTCATAGTGGCAATGCGATTGCTGCTTCAAGTTATTATCTATTCCCATATCTTACTCCGCTCTGTAATTTACAGCATAACAGATTGAATCTGATTATTTTTTATAAAATCATCTAACTTAAGTAGAGAAACATCGCATTTCCCTTTTCAGCAGCATCTTGGTAATACCTCACAAGTGGATTGTAAGTATAATCGAATAAATGATCGAAACTCTTCTCTTTCCAACCTCTCAATTTTAACCTTTCCCTAATCATTGTATAGGAAAATTTTGATAAAGCGTCGGCTACTTGCTTAACTTCATCAACTGTCAAATATCGTACAAGTCCATAAGTTGCCTCATGTTCTATTTCTGTCCCACCTAAAATAGCATTGATTGAAGGTAAACGATCTTCATTGTTTTCTCCTATCAAAAATGGTGGTACGAATGAGTCATCTTCTCCTGTCAGTACAAAGTGTATCATACGCCAGGTTTTATCAATATCTAAATATTCAGCTTTGCCTTCTTCAATAATCTGAGAAATATCTGTTTTTTGTTTCTTAAACTCCTCTTGCTTATTCTCTCTTAATTTATTAAATGTCTCTAACGCCAAATTTGTGAACTCATCAAGAAAAACAACATCATCTGGATCGTTTAGATTAATAGTAAATTGTTGCCAGAAAGGCGATTCAGGCAAGTATTGGGCATCAAAAAATAATTCGGCAAAGTCTGGATGTTCTTTTAGCTTCTCTAACAGGTATGGAGATACTTGCTTGAATTCTGCTTCTATTCCCATATTTTACTCTCCAATCAAGCTTTCTCTTAAAAATTAACCTTAGTGTTTAGCACCTATTCATTATTAGAACAGATGCCTTATATTAGTAAAGAGGATTTCACGGCTTTGGAAGTGGGAACTATGAGATTCAGGATTTTAGCGATCGCTACTTTAATCACCACTATTGGATTGACAGCAAATCCGAGTTTATCTCAAATTGACCTCAATGCACAACTCAACGCACAACTCAAGCAAGCAGTCTGCGCCCAACAGTGGAGACAAGCCATTCAAATTTTAGATCGCATGAGGGCTAGAGTGCCACAAATGGAAAGCGAACTGGTAAGCTATCGCAGACAAATACAGGCTTTAGCTAACACTCGCGCTAGAATACAGAATTGGCCTCCCAATTATTGTACTGCTGCTACTAGCGCTGCCGTCCCGGCGACTCAAATCACTCCTACCGCAACACCAGCAACACCAGCAGCAACACCCGCAACATCAGCAATCACAGGGACGGTAGCTGTTAATCAGATTGAGGCGGTATTTCGAGGCAGAAGAGTTCGCGGCACGGTTGCAAATAATACTAATAACCCCGTTACGCAAATAAAAGTTACATACAGTATTGTACGTACAACCGATGCTGATGGACAGACGATACCAGAGCAAGTTCTACAGGCAGGATCGGCTGCAATTCCCGGTACTATTCAACCAGGAAGACAAGTTCCTTTTGAAAGTCTTGTAAATTCACAAATTAGAGGTAGCGCTAAGGTGGTTTCAGTCGAGTGGAAAAATACTCTTGATGGTTCTGAGGGTGCAAACCCTCCTAGAAGAATAGCACAATAGCAGCATCTAGGATATCAATAAGTCGAAAGTTTACCACCTGTCATCAAATAACCAACCTGTTCCAGAGAGGCAGTAGCCGCATCCAGTATATCAACGAATTGACCTTCGTACATCACGGCAATGCGATCGCTCATTGCCATCACTTCTTCTAACTCAGTAGAAATATACAAAATTGCTGCACCTCTTTCCCTTTCAGCTAACAACCGTTGCTGCACGTATTCTGTCGCACCCACATCTAAACCGCGTGTAGGTTGCATCGCCACAATTAAAGCCGGATTCCCAGAAAGTTCTCGTGCAAGCACCACTTTTTGTTGATTCCCGCCCGACAACTGGCTAACTTTAATAGCTGGATTTTCGGCGCGAATATCAAAATTTTGCATGGCTTCAGCAGCATGGTTATTAATTATTCCATATTGTAATAACCAGCGACGGCAAAAGGGTAGCAAATAAAAAACTTTGAGCATCAGATTTTTGGCAATGCTAAATCCCATCACCAAACCCATTTTCTGCCTATCCTCTGGAATATAAGCAATACTTTTCTTCCCCCCCTCCCCGTGGGACGGGGAGGGGTTGGGGGTGGGGTATCTCCGAATTGTTCCCCCAGAAACAGGACGCAAAAGTGCGATCGCATCTGCCAACTCTCGCTGTCCGTTCCCATCCACACCAGCTATTCCCAGAATTTCACCAGCATGAAGTTGAAAAGATACATCTTTAATTACAAGAAAATTTCGCTCATCACGCACCTGCAAATTATTCACTTCCAATACCACATCTCCACACGAAAAAGCAGATTTTTCCAGATGAAATAACACCTCTCTGCCAACCATCAATCGCGCCAATTCCTGAGCATTAGTTTCTGCCGTTTTTATCGTCGCCGCCACCTTTCCCCGCCGCAACACCGTAACCGTATCGCAGAGATTCATCACCTCTTCTAGCTTGTGACTGATAAAAATAATCGTGTGTCCATCTTGAGAAAGTTGGCGCAGAATAGAAAACAGAATCTGCACTTCGGGAGGCGTCAGCACTGCTGTTGGCTCATCTAAAATCAGCAGTTTTGCCTTGCGGTAAAGTGCTTTCAGAATCTCTACTCTCTGCTGCACTCCCACGGGTAAATCCCCAGCTTTTGCTAATGGATTGACATCAAGATTGTAGGAATGAGCCATTTGAGATATTTTCCTACTCCTCGCCTGCAAATCCAAACACAAATCAAACGTAGTTCCGAGTATAATATTTTCGGTCACAGACAATTGCGGCACCAACATAAAATGTTGATGAATCATGCCAATTCCGCACTTAATTGCAGCATTAGGTGACCAAATTTGGACAGGCTTATCTTCAATGTAAATTTGACCAGTATCTGGCTGATAAAGTCCGCATAAAATATTCATCAAAGTGGTTTTGCCTGCTCCATTTTCGCCCAGCATTGCATGGATAGATCCACTGCTGACACTCAAGTTGATATTGTCATTGGCAATAAAATTACCAAACGCTTTAGTAATGCCATCAAGACGTAGGTAAGTCATTTCTAAAAGTTGGTGGTCAATACCCATCATTATTGCAGTGTTAGCTCGGCAGAGCCTCTATAATACTGCTAGGCTTGCTTCAAGCATCGGGTGTATTTTCCATTTTCTTGGCAAGGCTCAAACATAATTTTTTTGGCTAAAATTGCATCTTTTGTTTGTAATGCTTTTTCCTCTACATTCTTTGGCACCATCGCACCGAATTTGCCAACATAAAGAATATCTGGCTTATCGAAACCAATTGTATAAATTTCTCCTTTAAGATTCCCCTTAACAGCTAAATCTGCCAGATAAGCAATAGCTAAATCAATCCGCTTTACCGCGCTGGTTAACACTGCCTTGGGTGCCACATTCAGCTGATCTGTTGTATTGCCAAAAGCATAAACTCCCTTTTCGGCAGCAGTTTGCAGCACGGCGGGAGAAGCATTATCCAGCCACTGATAAATCACATCTACACCAGAAGAAATCAACGCCAGTGTTGCTTCTTTTGCCTTAGCCGCATCATTCCAATCGCCAGTGTAACTAGGAATTATCTTAATATCGGGTTTGACAGATTTAGCTCCTAACTGGAATCCCCTCAATTCTTCATTTGTTGCTTGAAAAGATTGAGCCGCCAGATAAGCCATTCGATTTGATTTTGTCATTGCAGCACCAATGATGCCGCAAATATAGCTGGCTTGCAGATGATCTATACGCAAAGATGCCATATTTTTACCATTCACAGTACCATTTACACCCACAAAGTAAGTGTCAGGAAAAAACTGCGGTGCTACCTGCTGAATTGCGGCATCAAATTGCCCCCCGTGAGCATATATTAGCTTGTAACCCCGCCGCGCAAAGTCTGACAGCACTTCTACTTGATCTGCTTGCACTACGTTTTCGACGTAAGCTGTTTCGACTCCCAGCTTTTTTTCAACCGCTTTCACGCCTTCATAGCCTACCTGGTTCCAAGCTTTATCTGTGATAATTCCCGGTAACACAATTGCTACTTTAAAATTCTTTGCATCTTGTGGCGCTGGCGTCTCGCCTGTGGTGTTTGATGTAGAAGTCGAATTGCTAGTACAAGCTTTCAGCAGGAGACTGGTGCCAAAAGCGGCTGAACCGTAAATGAGGAATTGACGCCGACGATACATTTGAGACATACAGGTTTTATTTTGGCGAGATTAAGTGGGATACGTTGGTTCGCGATCGCGTATCATTTACATAAAATGTTTCTATTGTAGCAAACCGTATTTTCAGATACACTAAGAAAAGTATTTACCCTATTTATGCAAATGAGCCGATCGATCTTATTAAAACAATTACAGGCTCAGTCGATCGGGCCAGACAGCTTCCGACCCTACGGACAGGTGATTTTCGCAAGCATTGATGGCAAGACTTACGATGCAGAGGACGCTCAGTTAAACCTCCAAAATGGAATTCCTCGAATTTATATTATGCGACTGCACCACCAAGGACGCAAGTTTCACAAAATTACGCGCCACGTGCAATGCACTCAATGTCTGGGTTCTCTGGAAGGGAAGGATTGGTTAATTGCGGTTGCGCCTCCTAATAATGATACTGACCAACCAAAATTAGAGGAAATTGCAGCTTTTCGCATTCCTGGTAATTGCTTTATCAAGTTAGAGGTGGGTACTTGGCACGCGGGACCATATTTCGATTGGGATTTTGTTGATTTCTACAATTTGGAACTCAGCAATACAAATGCGATCGATCATTTCACCTACAATTTTTTGGAAAGCCACCATCTAGAATTTGAAATTGCATCTATTTCATAACCCCATCATTGTCGAATTGTAGGTTGGGTTGAACGGTTAAAGGTAAAATTGCTCCCTGATATCATGTCCTTACGCATCGGTTACCTAAAAAATTTATGATCTTATTCTTATCTGCGTTTATCTGCGTTCATCTGTCTTCATCTGCGGTAAAATCTTAACCACCGATGACAACAAACAATTTAACGATATCACGCATTTACTAACGATGCAACCGGACAGTATATGACCTAACATCTGCGTTGGGTTTCGTTACCTCAACCAACCTACAAAAATTATTCAATCCTCTCTTTCCATCACTTCCCCGCCAACAATTTCATAACCCCAACCAAGATTGCGGTTCACCAAATGTCGAGCTGCGTCATACTCGCCTAAACGACAAAATTCAGCTAACTTTTGATACCCATCCTCTTTTTCTTGCTCCAATCTTTCCCGACGTAGATTTTTTCTTTCTTCGTCTGAAACCGGAGAACGTCCTAAACTAAACGCATCAATTTCACCAATTAGTTTCATCATCTTAAAAAGGAATTAAATCTACAACTTCATCATCAACAATACCATATCCCCATTCCGGGTGTTCGGCAATTTGCTTTTCGACGATAGTTCGACCCATAGGTGTTTGGTAAGCTGACTGCAAAGAAGCAATACTAGGAGGATTAGATATAGAATCATGAGCTTTATCTTCAACTTTTTGCTGTTCTAAACTCAGGTTAATAAGGTCGTCTGACTTAGATGATGCCAGCGAAAATTGAGGCCCGATCGCACTCAATTTATTCATAACACTTTCTTTGCTCACTTGCGGTTTATCTGTAAAAGATGGTGGTAAATAAGGGGTTGTCACTCCTAAATTTTTCGCTCTAATTGCGTCATCCGCAATGCGATCGCACTTTCTCAAAAAACCTTCCCACAAATCTTTTCCTACCACGGGATCTCTAAGTTCAGAACTCGCTTTAGCTACTGCCGTTTCTAGCGGTTCTCCTTTTTGTACATAATACTGAATACGCTCCTCCTTAAAAGCTGGATATGGAAACCCCGGTTCAATCTCCCAATCTCGCTTAACTTTCTGAGTCTCTCCCAGCGGAATTCCTTGGATAAATTCATCCCAAAACGGAGACACCAAACCTTTTGTGATGCCATCTATAATTCTAAACACCCATCCCGCCGGATTATCAATACCTTTGTTTTTGAAATGTTCCAATAAAGCTCGTTGAAATTCTTCAAATTGCTCTTGAGAATTCCAAGGGCCACTAAATTGATAATTAGGAGTAACTCTCATTGCAATTGGCTGACGCTGCCAATGGAAAAACTTATCAGTTTTATTATTTATACCTGAAGTAGGAGAAGATTCTAACAGTTCTACAGCCGTTGTTTTTGTTGAATAACCGTTCGATTGAGATATGACTTGAACTGGCGCTTGATTTTGTGCAGAAGTGACAAGACAATTTGACTGTAAGAACTCCTCCAATCTCTGCTCAAGAGCATCAATGTCCGGCCACAATTCCATAATCTTAACATCATCGACCAATCGTTGTTTTAACAGCGATCGCTCCACCAATCGCTTTCGAGCCAATCTCTGTTCCGTATAACTTAAACCAGTTTCTGACTCAATTTCATCAACAGTAATTTTTACCCAATCATGGGGATTCTCCAATTCAGACTGCTTCTGCAAAAGCTGACAAAATAAAACAGCAGCAGTTACACCGCCAGTAACTTTAGCCAGTTTGGGGTAATAAACCGCTGAATTTCCCATAAGTCGCCAAAATACTCCTAATTTCAAGCAGAAATTCTCCTATAATGTCAGAGCTTTTTTATTTATACTTTTTCGGTACAAGCAGCCAGCCTTGCCAGCACTTTAGCTAATTCTCCGGGCTCAACGGGCTTTGCCATGTGCATCTGGAAGCCTGCCGAGAGAGCTTGTTTGTGGTCTTCATCCCTAGCATAAGCCGTCAGAGCAATAGCCGGGGTTTGTCCCCCTTCATTTGCATCCAGCGCCCTCACTTTGCCGATCAAACTGTAACCATCTTCTTGGGGCATTCCAATGTCGCTCACCAGTACATCTGGTTTCAACCTGCAAAGTGCCTCAAACCCTTCAGAAGCAGATGCAACTGCCGTCACTTGAGCGCCATACTGTTCCAGCACAAAGCTAAGAAATTCGCGGGAGTCAGTATCATCATCAACTACAAGTACTCGCAAATCCTTGAGGGGAGTGGAGGCCCAGGAATGAGGACTGGGTAGTGGGGAATCGGTTCTAGGTTCAATAGTCTCTTTAAGCAGGGGCAACTTGACAGTAAACGTTGCCCCCAGTCCTTCTCCTGGGCTTTCTGCACAGACAGTTCCACCGTGCAGTTCCACCAGACGGCGGACAATTGCCAAACCAAGTCCAAGTCCACCGTGTTTTCTGGTGGTTGAGGAATCGGCTTGGCGGAAGTAATCAAAAACATAAGGCAGAAAGTCAGATCTAATACCTTTACCTGTGTCGCTTACTGTGAGTTGGGCATATCGCGATTTGGGATTTGGGATTTGGGATTTGGGATTTGTCGGAAGTTCCTGTGATGCGACACTATTTGATTCTAATGCAGTATCTTCCAATCCAAAATCGGCAGTCGAAAATCCAAAATTGGTTGACAATCGAATCTCGACCCTACCCCCTTCGGAGGTAAACTTAATTGCGTTGGAGAGCAAATTCCATACTACTTGCTGTAAGCGGCTAGGATCGCCCGAAACTAGGCCAAGGTTGGGATCGATCGCACGCTGAATCTGGATTGACTTAGCTTCAGCGGCTAGGCTGACAGTTTCGATCGCTGCTTCGATCGTCGATTTTAAGCTGACCCGACTTTTATTCAGGCTGATTTTTCCCTGCATGATGCGCGAAACATCCAGCAGATCTTCTATAAGTTGCGTTTGCACCTTGGCATTGCGTTCGATCGTTTCAATTGCTCTAGCCGTTGTTTCTTCATCAAATTTTCGGGTTCGCAGTAGCTTGGCCCAACCCAAGATCGGATTAAGGGGCGATCGCAACTCGTGAGATAATACCGCCAAAAACTCATCCTTAATCCGGTTCGCTTGGCCCAACTCCTCAGCCTGTTGACGTAACCGATTCTCCAATTTCTTCCGCTCAGTTAAGTCGAGAGCAAAGAAAACCCCTCCTGACAAAGTATCCTCGAAAGATACTCCACCAAGCAAAATGGGAATGCGGCTGCCATCTTTGCGAATGTATTCCTTCTCGTAGTTACCCCACAAACTAAAATCTGAAGAATCTTTACAGTTTTCCCGATCGCCAGAAATATATTCCGGTGGTGTGATATCTTTCCAGTGTAATTTATTGGCAATAAAGTCCGATCGCGTATATCCTATTAACTCAAGAAAAGCATCATTGACATCGGTGACGTAACCGTTTTTATCCCAAAAACCCATCGCGATCATCTTGGATTCAAATACACTTCTGAATCGCGCTTCGCTTTTTCGCAAAGCCGACTCTGCTAGCTTGTACTCAGTTAGATCGCGAGTGATACTGAGAAGGGATTCGACCGAACCATCCAGAGCAAACTCAGGAACCACGCGAGATTGATAGTAGCGAATCCCGCTTGGTGAAGGAAAATCGAATTCCAAAGAACTCTCTCGCCCTGTTTCAAATATATGTTGAAGCCGCTCTTGCCAGCAAGCATTTATTTCGTCCGAAAACCCTAGCTCGGCGTTAGTTTTGCCGATGAACGTTTCCCGTGGAATTCCCGTTGCTTTTTCTACAACCGGGTTCACGTAAACGTGGCGCAATTCTCGATCGAACCGTGCAATAATGTCAGGTGAATTTTCAGCCAGTGCTTTAAATTCTTGCTCGCTACGATATCGTTCTGACTCCGCCCGCTTCCTCTCGGTAACATCCAGAACTAGAGATAGTACCGATACCAAATTGCCCGATTCATCTATGAGAACAGAGTTATACCATTCGCAATGGATAACAGAGCCATTTTTTGTGTAATTGCGGTTGTGTGCGATATTACTTTTTTCTTTGCCAGCAGTAAACAGATCTATTATGCTATTGACAACCTCGACATCTTCAGGAAAAACGAATTGCCAATCATGAGGGTGTTTGCCAATTACTTCCGTAGCACACCACCCGAACAATCTTTCTGCTTCTTTTGACCACCAAGATACGTGAAATTCCCGGTTCCACTCTATGACTGCTAACGGTGAATTTTCAACGTGGAAAGTTAGTTTTTGGAGTGCATCCCGCAATGCGGTTTCTGCTTGTACGCGCTCATTCCGTTCCTTTGCTTCGCGCAATGCCCGATGTACCGACGGGGCAAGTCGCCATAGTCGTTGCTTGAGTACGTAGTCCGTAGCACCATTTTTGAGGGTTTCGATCGCCAATTCCTCCCCCAACGTAGCAGAAACAAAGATAAATGGCAGTTCTGGACAAGTGGTGCGGGCGATTTCTAGAGCAGAAATTCCATCAAAGGAAGGCAGCGCATAATCTGCCAAAATCAAATCAAAAGAGCCTTTTTGCAATGCTGTAACAAAGTCAGCCCTTGTTTCTACTCGCACCAACTCGCAATCAATCCCAGCATCGCTCAGATTGGCATGGATGAGTTCTGCATCTAGCAGACTGTCTTCTAGCAGGAGAATACGGAGTACTTTCACAAAACACCCACCTATTTTTAAGCTCTTACTTGCTGACTGCTGACTAAGGGAGGCAAGGAACCGGGTGGCGGCTGATTTACCACAGCCCAGAAAAGCCCTACTTCCTTGATAATGCTGACAAATTCATGGAAATCTACTGGCTTTACCACATAAGCATTCACTCCTAAATCGTAACTTACGATCAGATCTTGTTCCTCCCGTGAAGAAGTCAGCATCACTACGGGAACTTTTCTCAAAACAGAATCAGACTTTAATTGTGCTAAAACTTCTAGTCCATCGACTTTGGGCAATTTCAAATCGAGCAACACTACAACAGGATTGCCTTCCATCCGCAGCTTAAAAATACCGCGTCGATAAAGATAATCTAGCGCTTCTTCGCCGTCGCGCACTACCACTACTTCGTTTGCCAGATGATTTTCAGCCAGTGCTGCCAAAGTTAACTCGACATCGTGCGGACTGTCTTCAACTAGCAGAATTCGCTTTAATTCCATTGTGCCTCCTTGTCTAGAAGCTTAGGCAATGAAAAGTAAAAGGTAGCACCTTCTTCTACTGTGCCTTCTGCCCAGGTTCGACCTCTATGACGATGGATAATTCGCCGGACGTTGGCTAGTCCGATGCCAGTTCCCTCAAACTGTTCGACACTGTGCAGGCGTTGAAACACGCCGAAAAGTTTGTGTAAGTATCGCATATCAAATCCTACGCCATTATCGCTGATGAAGAAGACGACCTCATGTTCGTTACTGCTGCTGCCAATTTCAATTTCAGCTTGAGGGCGTGTCTGGGTGTATTTGACAGCATTGCTAATCAGATTTTGCAGTACGAGGCGCAACATGGAAAGATCGCCCCGTACTTCAGGTAATTTCTCAACTTGCCAAATAATGGTGCGTCCGTTAATTTCCATCTCCATGTCGCGTTGAACTTCTTGAGCCAGTTGATTCATATCAATAAATGTGTAGCGCATTTCTGTGCTACCCATGCGGGAAAAAGCTAACAAGTCATCGATCAGCATTCCTGCTTTTTTAGACGTTTCCGCTATGGTTTTTAGATAACGATGACTGGTTTCATCGAGAGTTTTTGTCGAACCAACCCGTTTCTGGAGTAAGTCTACGAAACCGCTAATATGGCGAAGCGGCGCACGCAGGTCGTGGGAGACTGAGTAGGAGAAAGATTCAAGTTCTTTGTTGGCTGCTTCCAGTTGTACTGTACGCTCCTGAACGCGCAATTCAAGAGTTTCGGTGAGCTGTTTGATTTCTGATTCTGCTTTCTTGCGATCGTCTATATCTGCGATCGTTCCCACCCACTCGCGGACTGACCAGTCGGGGTTTAGCAGGGGTACACCGCGAGCTCCATAATAACGATACTGTCCGCTCTTGGCGTGCCAAATTCGTCCCTCCGATTCGTATATTGTCCTGTGAAGCACCGATCGCGCCCAGATCTCTTTCACCCGTTCGCGATCGTCCGGGTGTATTGCTTGTGCCCAGCCCCATCCGGCTTGTTCCGGCCAGCTTTGGCCTGTGTACGCTTCCCAAGAGGGCTGCGGGGTAACGAATGCACCAAGAGCGTCTGTTGTCCACACCACCGAGGTTAGCGCCGCTACCAAAGTGCGGTAGCGTTCCTCGCTTTGGCGCAGTGCCGCTTCTGCTTGCTTGCGATCGGTGATATCCAGCGACATCCCTGCTAGAAGCTTTCGCCCAGATCTGTGTTCTAGGGGAAATTTGAAGGACATCCAATCATGTTCTCCATCATCATGCGGAACAGTCTCCAGCACTTCTACAGTTTTGTCCGCCGCGAGAACAGCCAAGTCATTATCGCGCCACTGCTTTGCTGCCTCTGCTGGAAATAAGTCGAAATCTGTCTTTCCTACCCAATCAGCTCGCTTTCTATTAAACAGATGCTCTATTCGTCGGTTGACGTAGATGTAGCGCCCCTCTTCGTCTTTGATATAGGCAGTTGTTGGGCTGTTACTCATGAAACTCTCAAAGAGCTGTTGACTCTCCCGCAGCGCCTCTTCTGCTTGCTTGCGCTCCGTCACATCTGCGATCGTAGCGAGTGTGCCCAGGAACTTTCCCTTTTCGGTCAGAATTGGATTTGTAGAGACTATTGCCTCAAGATTTGTACCATCTTTGCGACGAAATCGCAAGTCATTTTGCGCTATGACGTCATGCTTAGGTTGCCATAAGTTGCGGGAAACTTCGTCCATAAACTCGAAAATATGGCGATCGAGTATTTCTTCCACGCTATAA from Argonema galeatum A003/A1 includes:
- a CDS encoding PAS domain S-box protein; amino-acid sequence: MLNLTRFQIQRYSVAVLAVALALLLMLLLDPWLAIAKTPFLLFFGAVMVSAWYGGLGPGLLATFLSALLSSYFFLSPIYSLDLDLSSTLRLLLFVLQGILFSVLCKELQTTNRRLAANLMKLKASEERYRRLVDTANEGIWTINAEGRIDYVNRRMAEMLGYSVEEILDRHIFEFMDEVSRNLWQPKHDVIAQNDLRFRRKDGTNLEAIVSTNPILTEKGKFLGTLATIADVTERKQAEEALRESQQLFESFMSNSPTTAYIKDEEGRYIYVNRRIEHLFNRKRADWVGKTDFDLFPAEAAKQWRDNDLAVLAADKTVEVLETVPHDDGEHDWMSFKFPLEHRSGRKLLAGMSLDITDRKQAEAALRQSEERYRTLVAALTSVVWTTDALGAFVTPQPSWEAYTGQSWPEQAGWGWAQAIHPDDRERVKEIWARSVLHRTIYESEGRIWHAKSGQYRYYGARGVPLLNPDWSVREWVGTIADIDDRKKAESEIKQLTETLELRVQERTVQLEAANKELESFSYSVSHDLRAPLRHISGFVDLLQKRVGSTKTLDETSHRYLKTIAETSKKAGMLIDDLLAFSRMGSTEMRYTFIDMNQLAQEVQRDMEMEINGRTIIWQVEKLPEVRGDLSMLRLVLQNLISNAVKYTQTRPQAEIEIGSSSNEHEVVFFISDNGVGFDMRYLHKLFGVFQRLHSVEQFEGTGIGLANVRRIIHRHRGRTWAEGTVEEGATFYFSLPKLLDKEAQWN